AAAGCCTCATTGTTACAATGAGGCTTTTTTATTTTTTGAACTAGTTATAAAAACCATTTCCAATATTTATCATTCAGTCCTACACCATTTAATATCATGGGCAACCCTGTTTCCTTGTTTTATTAATTATGGGTTTTTAAAACATCAAGCTCCTCAGTCCACAAGTGCAAACTTTCCTAGCTTTTACCCATTGTATATTTTAGCCGTAAGTTCAGCAATTTTTACAATAACTTCGGTGGCTTTTTGCATACTCTCTACAGGCACATATTCATATTTACCATGAAAATTATGCCCGCCAGCAAATATATTTGGGCATGGTAACCCCATGTACGATAGCTGGCAGCCATCGGTACCACCACGAATAGGCTTAATAAGCGGTTTAATATCCAGTTCCTTCATTGCTCTTTCAGCAATATCAATAATATGAAACACAGGTACTACTTTTTCTTTCATATTGTAGTACTGGTCTTTAATATCGGCAATAACAATAGGTTCACCAAATTGTTCCATATATTCATCATTAATAGCATCTGCAATTTGCGCTACTTTTTCTTTACGAGCCTCAAACTTCTCCCTATCATGGTCGCGTATTATAAGTTGTACCATTGTTTTCTCAATACTACCATCAATATTTGTTACATGATAAAATCCTTCGTAGCCACTGGTACGCTCAGGGACTTCATTTTCAGGTAATGCGGCTACAAATTTACTAGCTAGCAGCATAGAGTTAATCATTTTGCCTTTGGCATAACCAGGGTGTACGCTTTTACCTTTAAAAGTAATTTTTGCACCAGCAGCATTAAAATTTTCATATTCTAATTCACCAATTTGGCTACCATCCATAGTATAACCCCAGTCCGCGCCAAACTTAGCCACATCAAACTTATGCGCACCTCTACCTATTTCCTCATCGGGTGTAAATCCTACACGAATTTTTCCATGTTTAATTTGAGGGTTATTAATAAGGTATTCCATAGCACTAACAATTTCGGTAATACCCGCTTTATCGTCAGCACCTAAAAGCGTAGTACCATCGGTAGTAATAAGTGTTTGCCCTTTGTATTGTAGCATATCCTTAAAGTATGTAGGCGATAGTACAATATTTTGCTCCTCATTCAATACAATATCACCACCATCATAATTTTTTATAATCTTAGGTTTTACATTCGCTCCAGTAAAATCGGGTGTTGTATCAAAGTGCGAAACAAAACCAACAACAGGTACATCATGGTCTACATTAGACGGTAACGTAGCCATTATATAAGCGTTTTCATCTATAGTAACATCTTCCATACCAATTGCCTTAAGTTCTTCAACCAATTGGTTGGCAAGATTCCATTGTTTCTCAGTACTAGGCGTTGTATCAGAGTTTGGATCAGATTCGGTATCAACAGTAACATAGCTGATAAATCGGTCTATTATGTGTTGCATTTTTACGTTTTTATTAATAATGAACACAAATTTACAATTTATTTGAGAGTATCATATTTATAGTAGCACTAAAACTTTTCTGTGGAAACAGAATTTAATAGTAAATTTGCACAACCTATCAACACAACCACTATGTACAAATCAGTTATACGCCCTTTACTTTTTCGTTTCGACCCCGAAAAAGTACACCATTTTACGTTCGATTCAATCCGATTCATTAATAAAATACCAGGTGCTTCCCATTTTTTAAAAGCAAAATACGAAGTTAACGACCCTCGTTTGGAACGGGAAGTATTCGGACTAAAATTTAAAAATCCAGTAGGGCTGGCAGCAGGACTCGATAAAGATGCTGTACTGTATAAAGAACTTGCTAATTGTGGGTTTGGTTTTATAGAAATAGGTACACTAACACCAAAACCGCAAGAAGGCAACCCCAAACAACGATTATTTCGCTTACGCGAAGATAGCGCGCTAATTAACCGAATGGGTTTTAATAATGGTGGAGTAGAGGCAGCAGTAGAAAGATTAAAAGCAAACCCCAAAGGAAAAGATCATGTGCTTATAGGGGGGAATATTGGTAAAAATAAAGTTACGCCTAACGAAGATGCTGTTGAGGATTACAAAATTTGTTTTGATGCCTTATACGATTATGTAGACTATTTTGTGGTTAATGTAAGTTCGCCCAATACACCCAATTTAAGGGAGCTACAGGACAAAGAGCCATTAACCAAGCTACTGCAAACCTTGCAAGCCAAAAATGCCGAAAAACCAAAACAAAAACCAATTTTATTAAAAATAGCCCCCGACCTTACCAATGAGCAATTGTTAGATATTATAGACATTGCAAAAACTACAGCTATAGCAGGTGTAATAGCCACCAATACCACTATATCGCGTGAAGGGTTACAATCTGAAAATAAAAAAGAAATGGGAGGGCTTAGTGGTAAACCATTGCGAAAGCGTGCTACAGAAGTAATACGTTTTTTATCAGAAAATAGTAATAAGGCATTTCCTATAATAGGCGTAGGAGGTATACACACCCCCGAAGACGCCCTAGAGAAGTTAGAAGCAGGAGCAAGCCTTATTCAACTCTATACAGGTTTTGTTTACGAAGGTCCAGCACTGGTAAAGGCTATTAACGAAAAACTATTGGCTCGTAATAAAAATAACTAATAAAATCAGCGTTTTATCTACTATTCAAGTACATAAAGAAAACGTTTTCGTAAAGCCTAAATTTTATATCTTTGATGGCTATGAAACAGGTAAAAATTATTGAATGCCCACGTGATGCCATGCAGGGTATAAAACCGTTTATCCCAACCGAAAAAAAAGTAGCTTACATCCAATCGTTACTACGTATTGGTTTCGATACTATTGATTTTGGTAGTTTTGTTTCGCCTAAGGCTATTCCGCAAATGCAAGATACTGCCGAAGTACTAGCACAGCTCGATTTAACTGAAACACGCAGTAAATTACTAGCCATAATAGCCAATACCAGAGGTGCAGAGGCTGCTGCACAGCATCCCGAAATACAATACTTAGGCTATCCGTTTTCTATTTCAGAAAACTTCCAGATGCGTAACACGCACAAAACCATAGCACAATCGTTAGTTACCTTGCAAGAAATACTAAACATAGCAGCTAAATCCAATAAAGAAGTGGTTGCTTATCTATCTATGGGCTTTGGTAACCCATATGGCGACCCTTGGAATGTAGAAATTGTAGGAGAATGGACAGAAAAGTTAGCTGATATGGGGGTAACCATACTCTCGTTATCCGATACGGTAGGAAGTTCTACCCCCGATGTTATCGATTACCTGTTTTCTAACCTTATACCTAAATACCCAACTATAGAATTTGGAGCACACCTGCATACTACACCCGATAAATGGCACGAAAAAATAGATGCTGCCTATAAAGCAGGATGTACCCGTTTTGATGGTGCTATACAAGGGTTTGGTGGTTGCCCCATGGCAAAAGATGACCTTACTGGAAATATGCCTACCGAAAAAATGCTGTCGTATTTTACAGCAGCTAAAGCAACAACCCATTTAAACGCGTTGAGCTTTGAAAGCTCATATAATGAGGCTACAAAATTGTTCGGGGAGTATCATTAATTTTAACAGATTGTAAACTGTTTTAAATCTCACTTAAAAATACTATATTTGCATGCAATTTAACTACAAATTGCATATGAAAGCACACACAACTAAAATCATCGGCGAAGGACTTACCTACGATGATGTACTGCTAGTTCCTAATTACTCCGAAGTTTTACCACGCGAAGTAAGCATACAATCCAAATTTTCACGAAATATAACGCTTAACGTTCCTATAGTATCTGCTGCAATGGATACCGTTACCGAAAGTGCTATGGCTATTGCTATGGCTCGTGAGGGTGGTATTGGCGTGCTGCACAAAAACATGACCATTAAGCAGCAAGCCAATGAAGTACGTAAAGTAAAACGAGCAGAATCGGGTATGATAATCGATCCTGTTACATTGCCATTAACAGCTAATGTTGGCGATGCTAAAAACGCTATGCGTGAGTATAGTATAGGTGGTATTCCTATAGTGGATGAAAACGGTACGCTAAAAGGCATTGTAACCAATCGGGATTTGCGTTTTGAAAAAGTTGATGAACGCTCGATATTGGAAGTGATGACTTCTGAAAAGCTAGTTACAGCAGCCGAAGGCACTACACTTGCGGCTGCCGAAAGCATACTACAAGAACACAAAATTGAAAAACTACCTGTTGTAAACAACGATTATAAATTAGTTGGACTTATAACTTTTAGAGATATTACCAAACTAACCCAAAAACCTATTGCCAATAAAGATAAATTTGGCAGACTACGTGTGGCTGCTGCCTTAGGTGTTACTGCCGATGCAGTAACCAGAGCAGAAGCCCTTGTAAATGCGGGTGTTGATGCTGTAATTATAGATACTGCACACGGGCATACGCAAGGTGTGGTAAAAGTACTTAAAGAAGTAAAAGCAAAATTCCCAGAGTTGGATGTAGTTGTAGGTAATATTGCTACGCCCGAAGCTGCTCAATACCTTGCCGATAATGGTGCCGATGCCGTAAAAGTAGGTATAGGTCCAGGCTCAATATGTACAACACGTGTTGTGGCAGGCGTAGGGTTTCCGCAATTCTCTGCGGTACTCGAAGTTGCTGCTGCGCTACGTGGTACAGGTGTTCCTGTAATTGCCGATGGCGGTATTCGTTATACAGGCGATATACCTAAGGCATTAGCAGCGGGAGCCGACTGTGTAATGTTAGGTTCGTTACTAGCAGGTACCAAAGAATCGCCAGGAGAAACTATAATTTTTGAGGGTAGGAAGTTTAAATCGTATAGAGGCATGGGGTCTGTAGAGGCTATGAAAGAAGGCTCTAAAGACCGTTATTTCCAAGATGTAGAGGATGATGTTAAAAAACTTGTTCCTGAAGGTATTGTAGGACGTGTACCTTATAAAGGTGAATTATTTGAAAGTATGCTACAGTTTATTGGCGGATTGCGTGCTGGTATGGGATACTGTGGTGCTAAAGACATCCCTACCTTGCAAGAATCAGGTCGTTTTGTACGCATTACATCTAGTGGTATATCCGAAAGTCATCCACACGATGTTACTATTACTAACGAGTCACCCAATTACTCAAGATAATAGTATATAATACAGATAAAAAAAGCAGCCATTAAATGGCTGCTTTTTTATGCTATTTATTCGCTTATTACGCGTTTATTCCCAAATAATTACTTGGTGTTATTTGTAAAAGTTCGTTTTTAACATCGTCAGAAACTTTTAATGTATTAATAAAATTATGTATTGCTTCTTTATTAATTACTTGGTTGGTACGCGTTAAATCTTTTAATGCTTCGTAAGGGTTGGGGTAGCTCTCACGGCGTAGTATAGTTTGTATTGCTTCGGCAACAACAGCCCAGTTTTTCTCTAAATCTTCAGCAAATTTACCCTCGTTTAGTAATAATTTATTTAACCCTTTTATTGTGGCTTCAAAAGCTATAATAGTATGCCCCATGGGTACACCAATGTTACGCAGTACGGTACTATCGGTAAGGTCGCGCTGTAACCTCGATATGGGTAGTTTAGCCGATAGGTGCTCGAATATAGCATTAGCAATACCTAAGTTGCCCTCAGAGTTTTCAAAATCAATAGGGTTAACCTTGTGTGGCATAGCCGATGAACCTATCTCGCCCGCTTTAATTTTTTGTTTAAAGTAATCCATCGATACATACGTCCAAATATCCCTATCAAGGTCAATTAGTATTGTATTAATACGCTTTAAAGCATCAAAAAACGCTGCAAAATGGTCGTAATGCTCTATTTGCGTAGTAGGGAAAGAGTGTTTTAAGCCCAATCTACCTTCTACAAAATCATTTCCAAATTTTCTCCAATCGTTATTTGGGTATGCAATAGCGTGCGCATTAAAATTTCCTGTAGCACCACCAAATTTGGCGGCAAACGGTACATTAAATAACAAGCGTAATTGTTCTTCCAAGCGTTCTACAAATACGCCTATTTCTTTGCCTAAACGGGTAGGCGATGCAGGTTGCCCGTGCGTACGTGCCAACATGGGTACATCTGCCCACTCTACACTCAATTCTTTTAGTTTTGCAATTAATTTGATGAGCGATGGCATGTAAACATCCTCAAACGCTTCTTTGGTAGAAAGCGGTATTGCCGTGTTGTTTATATCTTGTGAGGTTAACCCAAAGTGGATAAACTCTTTATAATCATCCAATCCGAGTTTATCGAATGCTTTTTTAATGAAATATTCAACCGCCTTAACGTCGTGATTGGTTGTTTTCTCTATTTCTTTTATCTGTTGTGCATCTTCCGATGTAAAATTTTTATAAATATCGCGTAACGCATCAAAAAGGCTGTTATCAACATTTTTAAGTTGTGGTAAGGGTAACTCGCATAACATAATGAAATATTCAATTTCTACGAGTACACGATAGCGTATTAATGCTTCTTCCGAAAAATAAGGGGATAATGCTATGGTTTTGTTTCTGTAACGTCCGTCTATAGGCGATATAGCGTTTAGTTCCGATAAAATTTGCATGTGTTGTGTGTTGTAAATGAGTAAGCGCAAATATACGTTTTTGTTGTGAGTTTTTTAGAAATTTACGTACTCAGACGGCTTACAATTCGTTGATTTTTATTAAATTTTCTACTACAATTTTCATCCCTTCACTACCTTTTAACGGAAACACCTCTACGGGGTTACTTAAATGGGGTAATTGTGCAGGGTTTGGGTCTATGTAATAAATAGGTGCGTTTGGTTTGGCGTAATCTATTAGCCCCGCTGCGGGGTATACCTGCATACTTGTTCCTATTACAATTATATAATCGGCTTGTTTTACTATTTGCATAGCTTTTGTTATGGCAGGTACTGCCTCGCCAAACCAAACTATGTGTGGGCGTAGTTGTTGTTGCGTAGTAGGGTGGAGTGTACCCAAAGTAATATCAGCTGTCCAGCGTATTATGGTATTTTCATTTTGTGTGCAACGGGCTTTTAGGAGTTCGCCGTGTAAATGTATTACGTTATTGCTGCCAGCACGTTCGTGCAAATCATCTACATTTTGGGTAATTACAGTAACATCAAATACATCTTCCAGTTGTGCTATAAGCGTATGTGCTTTATTGGGGTGTACTTCGTGCAGTTGTTTTCGTCTTTTATTATAAAAGTCCAAAACAAGTGCAGGGTTTTTACGGAAACCTTCGGACGATGCGACTTCCATTACATCATGCCCTTCCCACAAACCACCTGCATCTCTAAACGTATTTATGCCACTTTCGGCACTAACGCCTGCTCCGCTAAGTACTACAAGTTTCTTTTTCATGTATTACACTTTTCCTAGTGTGTGTAGTTGTCCCAATGTTGGATTTTCGCTACCGCCCCCAGGCTCTAACGTTATACCAAATGCTTCTGCACCTTCAAAGCTATCTACTTTATAAACACCTTTATTGGCATCTGCTATAGCACTATCCAATACGCCAATGCTAATAGGGGTAAGCGGGTTAAGTTTAAGTGCCCAAACTTGGTATACTTTACCTTCTGGTGGGGCGGGTAAGCCCGTTATGTCAACATGCGTTTTATTACTTTTTTTGTTTAAGTAAACTTTTGCAAATGATTCTGGCGCAATTTGTTGCCCTTCAAGATGAATTTCTGTATTGTCAGTATCACGAACAATTGCCAACGCTCTTTCGGTTAGTGTATGCTGCTTTTTTATACTAACTACCATTTGCTCAAATTTATTGCGTTGGATGCTGGTTTCCTGTACCTCCTTGCTAACCTGGTTGTATTTGTGGTACTGAATGCCAATACCAAACATAAGTATAATAGCTGCTGCCCAACCAATATATTGGGTTGTTTTACTACGTTTGTTTATAGGTACTACGCTATCTTGATTTTCTTTAATTAGTTTAGCGTATAGCTTGTTGTAGTTTTGTGCCGATAGCTTTGGCGATATACCATACGATAGGTTTATTATTGATTTTTCGATAGCAAGAATTTCTGCTTGTACTTCGGTATCACGTTCTGCTACTTTTTGTATTTCGCTATTTTCATTTTCAGATAATAATCCAAAAACAAAAAGTTCTAGCGTTCCCGATTCTATTAATTCCTTGCTATCCATTATACCTCTAGTATTGTTCTTAGTTCCTTAATACAATTCCTATTTTGTGTTTTAACTGTTCCTAAAGGTATTTGAAGCTCTTCCGAAGCTTCTTGTTGTGTATAGCCTTTAAAGAATAATAGATCCATGATGCGGATACACCTTGGCTTTAGTTTTTTGATGAATTCTCTTATCCCGATGGCATCAATTTTATAGGTTATTGCTGTATTGTTATCAAGAATATCTACGAAATTATCTGAAGATAGGTTTTTCTTGCTGTTATTGCGGCTTTTAGAGCGAAGCCTGTCTATAGCCGTATTCCGTGCAATGTTTAATATCCACGTAAAAAACCTACCTCTACTAGTAGTATAGCTATCAATATTCTTCCATATTTTTACAAATACTTCCTGTAATATATCTTCACTCTCTTCTTTATCATTAATTAGGTTAAAGATAATACCGTAAAGACTTTTAGCATACATATCGTAAAGTAGGGTAAATGCTTTGTCGTCTTTTTTGTAAATTTGTTCGAGTAATTCTTCCTGTGTCATACTTAAATTTTAGCACCTCTAAATTAGCAAAACATTTTAAACATCAGTACTCATAATGAAAAATACATCAGACTTGGATTATCTTACTTATATTGAGAATTTTATTACTGCTGATAGAAAAAATAGGTTTTTAGAGATACTCCAAAACAGAACAAAGCATTTTACGGTGGCTATAGAGGATGTTTTTCAGTTGCATAACACAAGTGCTGTAATGCGAACATGTGAAGTTTTTGGTATACAGGAGCTTAATGTGGTAGAGGAGCGGTACGGTAAAGATATTGATAAGGAAATTGCTATGGGGGCGCAAAAGTGGGTAGATGTTAATAGGTTTGATACGACTAATACTTGTATAACGAGTTTAAAAGAACATGGTTACAAAATAATAGCTACTTCGCCGCATCAAAATTCGAGCCCTTTAGATGTATTTGATATTACCGAACCTGCAGCACTGTTTTTTGGTACTGAAAAAGATGGATTATCTGAAACAGTATTACAACAAGCGGATGGGTTTGTACATATCCCTATGGCTGGATTTACCGAGAGTTTGAATATATCCAATTCGGCAGCTATAATTATACAAGATATTACCAATCGTTTACGAAAATCGGGTATTGCATGGCAGTTATCTGATAAGGAAATATTGGAAAAACGTATTGATTGGACACGGAAATCAATAAAAGATATTGATTTTGTTACGGAAAAGTATTTGGCAGGATAAACTAATCGCCTCTGTTTAATACTTTATATTCTTCGTAACAACCACTTATGGCGTCCATAATTTGTAAGTCGTTAGCCGTAGTTATAAATACTTCCGAGTAGTTACAACGCTCCAGTATATCAGCAATTTCTTCTTTGGTAACACCCAATAATGCGGCTAACGTTTCACGATCGAATTTAGATGCCAAAGCATTACGTACCGTATCATCTTTTTTCATTTCGCGTAATCGGCGCATTTCGGCAGGTTTTTTACCAAATATGTTGTGCAATAAGTCGGCAGGATTAAATACTGAACTTACAATACGTTTAAAGGCACTTGGTGAGTTTTCGCCACCCTCATAACCTTGTGGTAGCCCCGATATAGCATAACGGTAGTTAGGCTCTTTAATAGGAGCCAGTTTAGAGTCTATTTGCAAATAACCTGTAAGGTTGTATTTATTAATAACAACTTCCTCTAGCGTATAAGCCCTTTCGGTTAATGGTATTTTGGTAGTAGTGGTGTTATTAACCCAGTCGTTTGTTACCCGTACTTTTATGGACTGATACCCGATTAGAGATACATGCAATGTATCGTTAGGGCTAGCCTCTATGGTAAATTTACCCTTAGCATCGGTAAGTGTACCTTTAACCGTGTTAATGTTGATTATATTTACATTTGCCGCAGGTCTTAATGTACCATCGTTAATGATAATACCCGAAACTGTTTTTGGCTGTTGTGCAAAACTAAATAGCGAAAAACTTAAAAATAAAAAAACTACAAAATACCTCATTGACTGTTTATGTAATGTAAAAGTAATAAACAAACGCGATATTTTGTAGTTAGTATGCAATTATGCTGAAATATTTACATTAACTTCTTCTAGGCTTTCTATCTCTAGAGCCTGGTCTGCCTTCTCCACGTCGTGCTGGACGTTCGAAAGAATTGTCTCTTCGGTTGCTTCTACCGCCTCCAAATGAGTCACTTCTGCTTCCACGACCACCGCTGTTTCTACCATTGTGGTCTCTACGTCGGCTACTGCCACCATCATTTTTAGATATCTCAACATTTATCTTACGCCCTTCAAGATGCATGCTATTAAAGGTATCTAAAACACTCTGCATGTGTTCTGCATCGGTATTAAAGAAAGAGAAACCTTCTTTTACATCAACTTTAAACACATCATCACGCCCTAAGCCCAACGTATCACGAAGGAAATCTTTTAGGCTCATCCAATCAAAATTATCTCTTGACCCGATGTTGATAAAGTAGCGTACTGCACCGCTGTTACTTCCTGGACGAGAACTATCGCGTCTGTCGCCAGCAGGTTGTGCCGAGAGGTCTTTATTGTTTTTATAATATTCAATAAATCGGTTAAACTCTACCGATACCATTTTTTTGATAAGTTCTTCCTTAGTAAGGTCTTTCATTACCTCATATATTGCAGGTAGGTACGAGTCTATTTCGTGGTCAATTTCTACATCCTTGATTTTATTAGCAAGGTGGAAAAGCTGTATTTCGCAAATTTCAATACCCGATGGTATTGTTTTTTCCTCAAACTTTTGTTTGATGATGCGCTCTATGGTTGTAATTTTTCTCAGTTCACTCTTCGTAATTATTACTATAGAGGTACCTAGTTTACCTGCACGCCCTGTACGACCACTACGGTGGTTATAGGTTTCTATCTCATCAGGTAACTGGTAGTTAATTACGTGTGTAATATTATCTACGTCAATACCCCTTGCAGCAACATCGGTAGCTACAAGCATTTGTATCTGTCGGTTTCTAAACGATTTCATTACCGAGTCACGCTGTGCCTGCGATAAATCGCCGTGTAGAGCAGCAGCATTGTAACCGTCTTCAATCAGTTTTTCGGCAACCGCTTGCGTATCACGTTTTGTACGGCAAAATATAACCGAGAATATATCGGGGTTAGCATCTGCAAGGCGTTTTAATGCCTCATAACGGTTACGACCGTTTACTAAGTAAAATTCGTGCGATACAGTAGATGAGCCTGAATTTTTATGACCAACAGTTATTTCTAACGGTTTTCTCATAAATTCTTTTGCTATACGAGCAACCTCCTGTGGCATTGTTGCCGAGAATAACCAAGTGCTTTTTTCATCGGGTGATGTAGATAGTATCGAAACAATATCATCATAAAAGCCCATGTTTAGCATCTCATCCGCCTCATCCAATATGCAATAATCAATTTTAGAGATGTTTACCAACCCTCTGTTAATCATATCTTGCATACGCCCAGGTGTAGCTACAATAATTTGCGCTCCTCTTTTTACCTCTCTGGCTTGTTCTGTAATGCTAGCACCCCCGTATACGGCAACAGTATGTACGTTTACATACTTTGAGTATAGTTTAATTTCGTTTGTAATTTGCAGGCAAAGTTCACGCGTTGGTGATAGTATAAGTGCCTGTGTGTTCCTGTTGTTAGGATCTATTTTTTGGATAAGCGGAAAACCAAAAGCCGCTGTTTTCCCTGTCCCCGTTTGCGCTAACGCTACAATATCTGTATCTTTTTCCAATAATAGGGGAATCGCCTTTTCCTGTACCTCTGACGGATTTTCAAATCCTAGATCGTTTATCGCCTTCAGAAGCGATTCATTCAATCCTAATTGTTCAAATTTATTCATATATGTTTTTAAAATAGGGGCAAAGGTACTGTTTGTTAGTGAGATATACTAATAACAGTGCTAGTTTTATTTTGAGTAAATAAATTGAAAATCAGCTAGTTATTTTTCTAAAAAAGCAATAAGCTGTGCTACCGCTTTACCACGATGGCTAAGTTGTGCTTTTTCGTCCAAAGAAATTTCTGCAAAAGTACGGTTTTTACCTTCGGGCTTAAAAATAGGGTCGTACCCAAACCCCTCAGTACCTGCTTTTTCGGTAGTTATCTTACCTTTTGCAATACCTGTAAATAAATGCTGTTTGTTATTATAATTAAGTGCAATAACAGTTTTAAAATTGGCATCTCGGTTGGCTGTATTGCTGAGTTCGCTAAGTAGCTTATTCATGTTGTCGTTGGCATCTTTTTGCATGCCTGCATAGCGTGCAGAGTATACGCCAGGAGCTCCGTTTAAGGCAGCTACCTCTAAACCTGTATCGTCAGCAAAACAATCGTAGCCGTATTTTTCGGTTACATAATTGGCTTTTAAAATCGCGTTACCCTCAATAGTATCAGCAGTTTCAGGAATATCTTCAACACAGCCAATATCCTCTAAACTCAATAGTTCAATGCCTTTAGGGAGTTGGTGCTTTATTTCTTGTATCTTATTTTTATTGTTTGAGGCAAAAACGAGTTTCATGATTAGTATAAGGGATAGGGAGATTTATTCTTTTTGCTGCAAAGTTTATCGGTAAGTGGGGCAATAATTATCCAGCGTACATTTTCGCCCTTGTTAACTCTGGATGCTGTATTTATAACAGCTACAAATTCTATTATGTTTAGTAATATAACGGCAAATAAATAAATACCATAGTAAAGGGTAGGTTCGGTTTTATTTAGCATTACAGATAACGTCCAGCCCCAAGCAATACTGTTAAAAGGAATAATAATAGTTTGTGCCAGTATGGCTTGTATGCAGTGCCAACGTACAAAATAAGATGCTTTTAGGTTGCCCAAATAATACACGCCCGATGCTATTAAGTTTATAATGGGTAAGGGCATACCTGCAATTACAGCTACTATAGCCATAAGGTAGCTATTACCTGCTTTTTCGTAATCGTTAGGGTGTACATGTATTACAGTTTCTTTATCCTTTACAACCCCTTCTGTATATTCCATATCCAATTAATAATTACTAACACAACAAGTACTATGGCCAAATGTTTTGTT
The Flavobacterium litorale genome window above contains:
- a CDS encoding RNA polymerase sigma factor, producing the protein MTQEELLEQIYKKDDKAFTLLYDMYAKSLYGIIFNLINDKEESEDILQEVFVKIWKNIDSYTTSRGRFFTWILNIARNTAIDRLRSKSRNNSKKNLSSDNFVDILDNNTAITYKIDAIGIREFIKKLKPRCIRIMDLLFFKGYTQQEASEELQIPLGTVKTQNRNCIKELRTILEV
- a CDS encoding TrmH family RNA methyltransferase, translated to MKNTSDLDYLTYIENFITADRKNRFLEILQNRTKHFTVAIEDVFQLHNTSAVMRTCEVFGIQELNVVEERYGKDIDKEIAMGAQKWVDVNRFDTTNTCITSLKEHGYKIIATSPHQNSSPLDVFDITEPAALFFGTEKDGLSETVLQQADGFVHIPMAGFTESLNISNSAAIIIQDITNRLRKSGIAWQLSDKEILEKRIDWTRKSIKDIDFVTEKYLAG
- a CDS encoding carboxypeptidase-like regulatory domain-containing protein — translated: MRYFVVFLFLSFSLFSFAQQPKTVSGIIINDGTLRPAANVNIININTVKGTLTDAKGKFTIEASPNDTLHVSLIGYQSIKVRVTNDWVNNTTTTKIPLTERAYTLEEVVINKYNLTGYLQIDSKLAPIKEPNYRYAISGLPQGYEGGENSPSAFKRIVSSVFNPADLLHNIFGKKPAEMRRLREMKKDDTVRNALASKFDRETLAALLGVTKEEIADILERCNYSEVFITTANDLQIMDAISGCYEEYKVLNRGD
- a CDS encoding DEAD/DEAH box helicase; this translates as MNKFEQLGLNESLLKAINDLGFENPSEVQEKAIPLLLEKDTDIVALAQTGTGKTAAFGFPLIQKIDPNNRNTQALILSPTRELCLQITNEIKLYSKYVNVHTVAVYGGASITEQAREVKRGAQIIVATPGRMQDMINRGLVNISKIDYCILDEADEMLNMGFYDDIVSILSTSPDEKSTWLFSATMPQEVARIAKEFMRKPLEITVGHKNSGSSTVSHEFYLVNGRNRYEALKRLADANPDIFSVIFCRTKRDTQAVAEKLIEDGYNAAALHGDLSQAQRDSVMKSFRNRQIQMLVATDVAARGIDVDNITHVINYQLPDEIETYNHRSGRTGRAGKLGTSIVIITKSELRKITTIERIIKQKFEEKTIPSGIEICEIQLFHLANKIKDVEIDHEIDSYLPAIYEVMKDLTKEELIKKMVSVEFNRFIEYYKNNKDLSAQPAGDRRDSSRPGSNSGAVRYFINIGSRDNFDWMSLKDFLRDTLGLGRDDVFKVDVKEGFSFFNTDAEHMQSVLDTFNSMHLEGRKINVEISKNDGGSSRRRDHNGRNSGGRGSRSDSFGGGRSNRRDNSFERPARRGEGRPGSRDRKPRRS
- a CDS encoding non-canonical purine NTP diphosphatase, giving the protein MKLVFASNNKNKIQEIKHQLPKGIELLSLEDIGCVEDIPETADTIEGNAILKANYVTEKYGYDCFADDTGLEVAALNGAPGVYSARYAGMQKDANDNMNKLLSELSNTANRDANFKTVIALNYNNKQHLFTGIAKGKITTEKAGTEGFGYDPIFKPEGKNRTFAEISLDEKAQLSHRGKAVAQLIAFLEK